The stretch of DNA CAGCGCGGCGCACCGCCGTCGAACGGGTCATGCCGGAGCAGCCGCAGGGTGGTGCGGTCCGCTTCCAGCAGCTTGCCGAGGAAGGCATAGAACCATTCCTCGTGGACGGTCCGCAGCGGCAAGAACCACATCAGCCAGTCCAGCCTCAAATGGTACGGCGCCCACTGGCGGGGTACCCGGCGCACGTCACCGGGCTTGCCCTTGAACCCGTATTCACGCCAGTCAGAGGAATCATCGGGGTCATCGTCGAGGGTTCCCGACACCACGATTTCAATCCGTTCCTTGGTCACAGTTCCGAAGGCGCCGTAGGCGTTGACCAGCTGCCAGCGGTTGAAACTGGCGTTCATCAACTGGCGGCGCGAGAACAGGTTGCGCAGCGGCTGGTAGCTCAGCGCCAGCAGCAGGGCCGTGGCCGTCAGCGTGAAGGCCAGCCACCACAGGGGCGTTTCCGGCGTGCCGGGATGCCAGTCCAGCGGGATCACAGGCAGGACAGCATGGGCCACCGGATCGCTGACCGCAGCGAACGCCAGCACAATCGCTATCCAGTTCAGCCAGGCGAAGTTCCCGGACGCCACCAGCCAGAGCTGGGTGGCGATGATGATGGCTGCAGCGGCGCTGCCCACCGGCTGGGGAGCAAACAGCAGGAACGGCACCACCAGCTGGGCGAAGTGGTTGCCAACCACTTCGACCCGGTGGAACGGCTTGGGCAGCAGGTGGGCCTGCCTGCTCAGCGGACCCGGCATGGGCTGGGTTTCGTGGTGGTAGTAGAGGGCGGTGAGGTCCCGCCATTCGCGGCCGCCGCGGATCTTGATCATCCCGGCACCGAATTCGAGCCGGAACACCAGCCACGCAATTAGGATCAGGATGCTCCGCGGCGGATCGGTTTGGTCCGAGCCCAGGAAGGCCACGGTGAATCCGGCCTCCAGCAGCAGCATCTCCCAGCCGAAGCCATAGAACGTCTGGCCCACGTTCACGATGGACATGTACAGCAGCCACAGGGCCAGGAAAGCGATCAGGGGCACCCATGGCGGTCCCAGCTGAGGAACGCCGGCTACCAGGAGGGCCGAGACC from Pseudarthrobacter chlorophenolicus A6 encodes:
- a CDS encoding lipase maturation factor family protein, whose product is MDWLSWFDAADYEFARQVLQRGVAALFFVAFLSSLNQFPALLGERGLLPAPDYLAGFSRLRRPTLFRWGYSDGLLRGVCATGLVVSALLVAGVPQLGPPWVPLIAFLALWLLYMSIVNVGQTFYGFGWEMLLLEAGFTVAFLGSDQTDPPRSILILIAWLVFRLEFGAGMIKIRGGREWRDLTALYYHHETQPMPGPLSRQAHLLPKPFHRVEVVGNHFAQLVVPFLLFAPQPVGSAAAAIIIATQLWLVASGNFAWLNWIAIVLAFAAVSDPVAHAVLPVIPLDWHPGTPETPLWWLAFTLTATALLLALSYQPLRNLFSRRQLMNASFNRWQLVNAYGAFGTVTKERIEIVVSGTLDDDPDDSSDWREYGFKGKPGDVRRVPRQWAPYHLRLDWLMWFLPLRTVHEEWFYAFLGKLLEADRTTLRLLRHDPFDGGAPRWVRVRRYHYRFATRAEFRASGNRWMRAFLSEPIPPLSLRRSQGRQG